A window of the Streptomyces griseochromogenes genome harbors these coding sequences:
- a CDS encoding response regulator transcription factor, whose protein sequence is MRPKILVVEDDHALRDVLRRGLSEEGFDPVLATDGATALRLTTEDFAAAILDIGLPDADGRDVCQAMRANGFHAPVIFLTARHQLSDRLSGFSAGGDDYLPKPFHLAELAARLRAALRRTVPQPAATAGDLVLDAVEHSVTVGDLHLSLSPTEFRLLAVLAAANGALVPRRALVRAGWPEGAQVSDNTVDQYLTRLRRKLREVGSDLTISTTRGMGHRLS, encoded by the coding sequence ATGCGCCCGAAGATCCTGGTCGTTGAGGACGATCACGCCCTGCGGGACGTGCTGCGCCGCGGCCTGTCCGAGGAGGGCTTCGACCCCGTCCTCGCCACCGACGGCGCGACGGCTCTACGGCTGACAACCGAGGACTTTGCGGCAGCCATCCTCGACATCGGGCTGCCGGACGCGGACGGACGAGACGTGTGCCAGGCCATGCGTGCCAATGGCTTCCACGCGCCGGTCATCTTCCTCACCGCCCGGCACCAGCTCTCGGACCGGCTGTCCGGATTCTCGGCCGGAGGCGACGACTACCTGCCCAAACCCTTCCATCTCGCCGAACTCGCCGCCCGCCTGAGAGCAGCGCTCCGCCGGACAGTCCCGCAGCCTGCGGCCACGGCCGGCGACCTCGTCCTGGACGCGGTCGAGCACAGCGTGACCGTGGGCGACCTCCACCTCTCTCTGTCCCCCACGGAGTTCCGGCTCCTGGCCGTACTGGCCGCCGCGAACGGAGCCCTCGTGCCCCGCCGCGCCCTCGTCCGGGCAGGTTGGCCCGAGGGGGCGCAGGTCAGCGACAACACCGTGGATCAGTACCTGACCCGGCTGCGCCGCAAGTTGCGCGAGGTGGGCAGCGATCTGACCATCAGCACGACACGCGGAATGGGACACCGGTTGTCATGA